The genomic interval tgctagaaaaatgttaaacatgcaagcaatgtgttaaatcatgctagaaacatgctaaaacatgttagcaatgtgttaaatcatgctagcaaaatgctaaaacatgttaaaaatgcGTTAATttatgctagaaacatgctagcaacatgttgaaacatgttagcaatgtgttaaatcaatgctagcaacatgctaaaacatgttagcaatgtgttaaattatgctagcaacatgttgaaacatgttagcaatgcgTTAAAtgatgctagcaacatgctaaacatgttagcaatgtgttaaatcatgctaaaacatgttgaaacatgttagcaatgagttaaatcatgctagcaacatgctagaaacatgcaagcaatgtgttaaatcatgctagaaacatgctaaaacatgttaaaaatgtgttaatttatgctagaaacatgctaacaacatgttgaaacatgttagcaatgtgctcatttgttaaaaacatgtaaacaatatgttaaatcatactagaaacatgctagcaatgtgctcaattatgctagcaacatgttgaaacatgttagcaatgtgctaaatcatgctagaaacatgctaacaacaggATAAACCAtgctagcaacatactaaaacatgctaacaatgtgttacttcatgttagaaacatattagcaatgtgttaatgtATGCTggaaacatgctaacaaaatgttgaaaaatgttagcaatgtgctaaatcatgcttgaaacatgctaacaacatggtAAATCAAGCTTACAACATGttgaaacatgttagcaatgtgcttaGTCACGCTTGAAACATGCCTGCTACATGCGAAATCATGTTAAAGCAACTtgataaaacatgctaacaatatGCTAGAACATGTAAACAACACTTTATTGACTTCTTTGTCTAAAAtcttcaaacttcaagcttttCAAAGGTATTTCAGACTTTTCCAGACATCTAGTttaatgggtaacactttacagtacgttaatgttagttagttaatgcattaatgcatttattttcagttttcagctaaatgaaaactttaatttcagttttggttttgGTAAAACATTCATTTGGCAGCATCACTACTTGAAGAAAAACCTTTTGGAGTTCCTCAGGACAGAATCACTCCACACTGCTGATCAGGGTCCAGAACTCGACCTCTGACCCGACCGGCCCGTACCGGCTCATCACAGCAGAAGACCTGCTATTGATTGGACCCTGCGTGGACCGGCATCGTCTCGGCACAGGAGCAACACGTGCAGGACGGCAGCATCAGAGAGGATCAATACGACCTACGCTCAACGACTGATGCATCAGATGATCATACCAATGTGCAAATATTGTGGCAGAGCccttcaaatcaaagttatgACATCAAAAACACAGCGTTTGTGCGCTACTTCTAGGTCACTCATCAAATGCGAGAACATGTTCACTGATAATGTGACAGAAGGTCAGATCTCCTTCAAGCACAAGATGTTCTCTGGAGCATTATAATCATGCTCAGTGtcactcatttgcatatttgattagtgacctaCCAATAGTGCACAATCAGAATAatttcttattcattttatgccatatgttttcatatcataaataatcacacacacacacacacacacacacaccaagttaaataaatagtttttaaaactttatatacactaccagtcaaaagtttggaatcattactatttttaatgtttttgaacgaagtctcttctgctcattaaggctgcatttatttcacaataaatacagacaaaacaataatattgtgaaatattattacaatttaaaattatggttttctattttaatatattttaaaatataatttattcctgtgatcaaagctgaatttactccagtcttcagtgtcacatgatccttcagaaatcattctaatatgatgatttattatcaatgttggaaacattaatattattttataatctgtgatacttttttcaggattcattgatgaataaaaggttacaaagaacagaatttattcaaaatatgaatcttttctaacaatataaatctttactatcactttttatcaatttaacacatccgtgctgaataaaagtaataatttctttcagaaaaaagaaagaaaaaaaatgactgaccccaaacttttgaacggtagtgtatattgttacaaaagatttctattttaaataaatgctgatatttttaaacttttcattcatcaaagaatcctgaaaaagtatcacaggttataaaataatattattgtttccaacattgataataaatcatcatattagaatgatttctgaaggatcatgtgacactgaagactggagtaatgatgctgaaaattcagctttgcatcacagaaataaattatattttaaagtatattaaaatagaaaaccataatttaaaattgtaataatatttcacaatattattgttttttccgtatttattatgaaataaatgcagccttaatgagcagaagagacttcgttcaaaaacatccAATTTTTTGACTGGTAGAGTATGTGTTTTTTAGAGcccaaatataaaaaaataaaaacaaaaaatataaaaacaacaatataaaTTCATCTAATTAAAGGATTATGTTTAGATTCTAACAAAGGCATTTGTATTTtggctttttatttcattttatgaatcatttattaatctttttaaaatgtaaatcattttGAATTACAAACCAGCTTGCATTGTCTTGGTTCAGCAATGAGAATGAAGTTTAGATCCTTCTTGTATCTTCTGTAGAACTTTATGTAACTCTATTGATTCTGATAACACGAGTGCTTAAGAAATCTGAATGTGCAAATGTGACTATTGGAGAGTTACACAAAAGAGCAACGGTGCTGTTTAAAGTGCCTGAAGCTGCAGTGTGAAAGTAGATAAAAAGAGAGTGACAGCGAGAGATTCAGATAAAGAGAGATACgacagaacagagagagagagagagagagagagagagggactCACGGTCTGAAGCTGAGGCTGTAGGGAGGGTTGGTCACCATCATCTGACTGAGCGCTGATACGATGACGAGGATGAGGATGGGCATCAACTGCATGAGGAGAGCAAGACCtccctaaacacacacacacacatattaataAGTCATCAGAACTCATTTCTCCAGTACAGTCTGATTTACTCAAAAACGTCTCATCGCTGCCCTCTGCTGTTTCATTCACAAAACACATCTGTGCTGCACAGCCTGAAACTTCATACAGTCACTGGTTATAAAGACAATTCTGCAAATGAAAactagttatttttattgtttatattaattacagttacaatCTGTTctgaaaaataacacaaaattggaaatatatatatatttaaataaacagaaaaaacagtaatgtgcATTTTGCAAGTATAAAATTGATATGTGcaagtaatattaatattataatatgttgtaaaaaaatattttctaattcTTGTCTAATAGGAAGATATAAGCTACTGGTACTTTTTTGAAGTGAACTGtaaatgaaaatttttttttattaatatggttaatatatattaatatatccaatataatatataattatataataaattaatagacaTGTCTCACCCCTCGGTGTTCTCCTCTCTCGCCATGATTCTGATTAAAGCGTCGTCCGTTACTGTACATGTGAACATTACCTGAAAGAAACACGTCTTTATTCAGAGCCGCAGGAActcatgatgtgtgtgtgtgtgtgtgtgtgtgtgtgtgtgagagagtgtgtgtgtgtgtgtgtgagtgagagagagagagagagagagagagagagagagagagagagagagagcgtgtgagagagagagcgagtgtgtgtgtgtgtgtgagagtgtgtgtgtgtgtgagtgtgagtgtgtgtgtgtgtgtgtgtgtgtgtgtgagagagtgagtgtgtgtgtgagtgtgtgtgcgagtgagtgtgtgtgtgagagtgtgtgggagtgagtgagtgtgtgagtgagtgtgtgtgtgtgagagagagtgagtgtgtgtgagagagagagagagtgtgtgtgagagagagagagtgtgtgtgagagagagagtgagtgagtgtgtgagtgagagagagagtgagtgtgtgtgtgagtgagtgtgtgtgtgtgagtgagtgtgtgtgtgtgagtgagtgtgtgtgtgtgagagagagagagagtgagtgtgtgtgtgtgtgagagagagtgtgtgagtgtgtgtgtgtgtgtgtgtgtgtgtgagtgtgtgtgtgtgtgagtgagagtgtgagtgtgtgagtttgtgagtgagtgagtgagtgagtgtgtgtgtgagagagagagagagtgagtgtgtgtgtgagtgagtgtgtgcgtgagagagagagtgagtgtgtgtgtgagtgagtgagtgtgtgtgagtgagtgagtgtgtgtgtgtgagagagagtgtgtgagtgagtgtgtgtgtgtgtgtgtgagtgtgtgagagagagagagagagagagtgtgtgtgtgtgtgtgagtgagtgagagtgtgagagtttgtgagtgagtgagtgagtgagtgtgtgtgtgagagagagagagggagagagtgagtgtgtgtgtgagtgagtgtgtgtgtgtgtgagtgagtgagtgtgtgtgtgtgtgtgagtgagtgtgcgagagagagagagagagagtgagtgtgtgtgtgagagagagtgtgtgagtgtgtgtgagtgtgtgtgtgtgtgtgtgtgagtgagtgagtgagtgagtgagtgagtgagtgagtgagtgagtgagtgagtgagtgtgtgagtgagtgtgtgtgtgtgtgtgtgtgtgtgtgtgtgtgtgtgtgagtgagtgtgtgtgtgtgtgtgtgtgtgtgtgtgtgtgtgtgtgtgagtgagtgtgtgtgtgtgtgagagagaactGTCAAGTACACGTCTGTGTCCGCTTTcatcccaaaatcaaaagaataatatatggaatatatttttagttaaaatgtatttgaataaaatgataaaaatgtcgtgtaataaaaaaaattggatttgcAATGTTTTCTTGGcaactatataaaataaaataagttttaaaaacaaaattgtatattatatttaagttaacgtttattttatgTCAAGAAGCAAATGTAAATTTTCTCAAATTCAACAGTCAGAAAGGTCAAGAAGTTAATTCTGGaccctgaccgcttctgctttTCATTACCCAAGATAACCTTcagtctctccctctctcccacacacacacccacacacccacacacacacacacccacacacacacacccacacacacactcactagaAGGGAAGCCTCCTCCGAAGAACATGTTGAAGAGATCTTCAGGAGAGATATCGGCCTCAAACTGTGTGTTGTTCTGGCTGGATCTGCCGCTGCTGCTCCGCTCCTCTCCGAACTGATCGTACTGCCGCCTCTTTTCCACATTAGACAGAACTGCATACGCGTTTCCTATGGCTACAGCACATGACCACAGttacacaacaaacaaacatcacaatattcctcatttaaataattcatacgcagaataaaggggcggggcctggttgagttagttagtagtgtgttgaaactggtggttatggtaaggggcgggacatttcccaaacaccaatcacagcacactactccagccgaccaatcagagcacattgtgcttttcagaaggaggggcttcatagagacaggaactaaacagagcgttactgacagactgagaagagaggagctgaacaatggagaatatgaggaaaataatgaacttGTTCttgtagagcccaaaaacaacatcaagaatTTTAAAGGGCATAACATGATATTTCTGCAGCCAAAGCGAGCGTATGACAGCCATCTGCCGTACCTTTAAATGCCTCCGTGGCCCCCGGGGCGTGATTCTTATCAGGGTGAAACTTCAATGCCAGTTTTCTGTAAGCTTTCTTCAGCTCGTCTTCAGAAGCATCTTTCTGAACGCCAAGAATCTCATAGTAGTTCTTGCACTGCTTTATCCTGCAAAAACAACAAACTCAGAGGACTGAATCTGCATCAGTGCTGttactgttaaataaaactattaaagatcatttttgttcattgaaataaggttgaaataaaaaaatattaatatgaaaaacGTAAATTAAAAATACTGCCTTAGCAActcaattaaatgtttaagttgaagtactaaaataaatataatattaaaaactaatataatcaaataaaaatgtaatataataaaaaattgctGAAAACTTACTAAAATTactgaaaatataacaaaaaatggtatttcaaaacatgaataaatactatgacagtatataaataatacttattAAATTATACTAATTAAATCTTATTAAtcataagttgaagtactaaaattattacaattaaaactgaaaaaataatttaaataaataaataagttgtaataatatttcacaatattattaaataaattaaagctaaatagaagaaaaactaataaaaatgaccaaaatcaCATAAGAAATTTACTTAAACTTACTAAAACTactaacaaaatgactaaatccTAAACTAAAATTTGAaatcttaaaaaatacaaataaaaagatcattcaaaaacattaataaatactatacttAAGTTAAAAATACTGCTTTAGCAActcaattaaatgtttaagctgaagtactaaaattaaaatataattataatataaaaaatattaaatatgacacAAACtaatataatcaaataaaaatataatatgataaaaaatacataaacattaaaaaattgctAAAAACTTGCtagaaaatataacaataaatggTAAttcaaaacatgaataaatactatgacagtatataaataataataaaataacaccgATTTGGATCTTATTAATCatataagttgaagtactaaaattattacaattaaaactgaaataaaagatagaaaaatagaaaataaaatgacCAAATTCACTCAAAcctactaaaattactaacaaAAATGACTGAATCCTAAACTAAAATTTGAAATCTTAAAAACTACAAATAAAAAGCTCATAATAAATACTCTAATAGCATTTGGATTTGGATCTTATGGAATAATATCTGTTGAGGTCGATATATTTAGACACATTAGCAAAAAACTGAATTCTGAGGGGCAGAGAGAAGTTTGAAGTGatcatgggaaaaaaataaattcctgCTTTAGGTTCAAGGAACCTTGACTAGCATTATGAGTAAACAGGGaaaatatggtaaaaaatactaaaatactataaaatactGCAAATGTAGAATATGATTCCTTTAAGAATTGTCTGACAGGAGGTTGTTTAGTCAACCGTGTGagtcaaaaaatgttttgccatCAAACAGAAGCTGTGAGCTTCACTCACCGTCTGACGGCCTCGGCCTGCTCCGGTGTGTAGGGTTTACTGGAGTCCGCCGGCGCGGCGCCGTTACTGCTGACCCCAGACCTGCGCTGACGAGCTCCTGCGGCGCTGTTCTGAGACCAGGCCTCGCCGCTCCGCTCCAGAGACTCCAGCAGCTCTGACCATCAATACATATTCATGAGTTAAACACACAAATCAACACAACTGACCTGAGTGACAGAGACTGAGACGAAACAGACGGAAGAAAAACtgtgaaaatatgaataaataatataacaaaatttaaatcaattaactgaataactgaaaaaataaataatacatctacaatgcataatataaactaaatattttccatttatatatatatatatatatatatatatatatgatattcttattttatttaagcatatatatttatttctgcttaaaagaaaacaagaaaatgaagaaaatcaaatatattatattttatataagaaaattgagaaattaaatattaagaaaaaaattaagaaaaacatattttatataaacacacacacacacacacatatatatatatatatatatatatatatatatatatatatatgcttaaagaaaataagaaaattaaaaaaaatcaaatatattatattttatataacaaaattttataaatatatatatatatatatattataattttaagcatatatatatatatatatatatatatatatatattataattttaagcatatatatatatatatatatatatattataattttaagcatatatatatatatatgcttaaagaaaataagaaaattgagaaattaaatattaagaaacaaattaagaaaatcaaatatattatattttattataatatatatatatatatatatatatatatatataaaatataatttatttttataaatttaattaagcatatatatatatatatatatttctgcttaaagaaaatttaaaaattaaatattaagaaaaaaattaagaaaatcaaacatattatattttatataataaaattatatatatatatatata from Ctenopharyngodon idella isolate HZGC_01 chromosome 12, HZGC01, whole genome shotgun sequence carries:
- the dnajb12b gene encoding dnaJ homolog subfamily B member 12b is translated as MEVNKDEAERCIEIALGALENAQPEKARRFLEKAQRLYATPRAQELLESLERSGEAWSQNSAAGARQRRSGVSSNGAAPADSSKPYTPEQAEAVRRIKQCKNYYEILGVQKDASEDELKKAYRKLALKFHPDKNHAPGATEAFKAIGNAYAVLSNVEKRRQYDQFGEERSSSGRSSQNNTQFEADISPEDLFNMFFGGGFPSSNVHMYSNGRRFNQNHGERGEHRGGGLALLMQLMPILILVIVSALSQMMVTNPPYSLSFRPSAGHTHKRVTENLGVTYYVNERFSQDFSGVRLKQVESSVEDDYVSNLRNNCWKEKQQKEGLLYRARYFGDSALYQRAQQMGTPSCSRLSEVQASLHG